A window of Lepidochelys kempii isolate rLepKem1 chromosome 1, rLepKem1.hap2, whole genome shotgun sequence contains these coding sequences:
- the LOC140916964 gene encoding olfactory receptor 51G2-like yields MSAVNDTKFNYEVFLLTGIPGQGDVHLWISVVFCLMYAISIIGNSLILFIIKTDLSLHEPMYMFLSMLAVTDLGLLIASIPTILRVFLFNSREISLNTCLAQLFFIHSFTFTESSVLLLMAFDRFVAISNPLRYASILSLPRIAKMGLVCILRGMTMMLPLPVLLKWFRYCRVNVLSHSYCMHQEVMKMACSDIRVNNIYGLIITVLTVGLDSLFIFLSYVMILKTVLSIASHKEFLRALNTCVSHFCAVLLFYTPEFSLTLIHRFGKGSSPLFQIVLGYINLLVPPLINPIVYCVKSKHLRSRIIRVSVK; encoded by the coding sequence ATGTCAGCTGTGAATGACACCAAATTCAACTATgaagtgttccttctcactgggatacctgggcaggGAGATGTCCATCTCTGGATCTCTGTCGTCTTCTGCTTAATGTATGCTATTTCGATAATAGGAAATTCACTCATTCTGTTCATCATAAAAACAGATCTAAGCCTTCATGAGCCAATGTACATGTTCCTTTCCATGTTGGCTGTCACAGACCTAGGCTTATTGATAGCCAGCATACCCACTATACTGCGTGTATTTTTGTTTAACTCAAGGGAGATCAGCCTCAATACCTGTCTtgcccagctgttcttcatccactcATTTACATTCACTGAATCCTCCGTGCTCTTGTTGATGGCCTTTGACCGTTTCGTCGCAATCAGTAACCCGCTCAGATATGCCTCCATCTTAAGTCTGCCGAGAATAGCCAAGATGGGACTGGTGTGTATTCTAAGAGGGATGACCATGATGCTCCCACTCCCCGTTCTCCTGAAATGGTTCCGATATTGTCGAGTGAATGTCCTCTCCCATTCTTACTGTATGCACCAGGAGGTAATGAAGATGGCTTGTTCAGATATTAGAGTCAACAATATCTATGGCTTGATTATTACAGTCTTAACGGTGGGGTTGGACTCGCTGTTCATCTTTCTGTCTTATGTGATGATCCTCAAAACAGTGCTGAGCATCGCGTCCCACAAGGAGTTCCTCAGGGCCCTGAACACCTGCGTCTCCCACTTCTGCGCCGTTCTGCTCTTCTACACACCAGAGttcagcctgactttgatacaCAGATTTGGGAAGGGCTCTTCTCCCTTGTTTCAGATTGTCCTTGGCTACATCAACCTCCTGGTTCCTCCTCTGATTAACCCAATTGTGTACTGCGTGAAAAGCAAACACCTTCGTTCGAGGATAATCAGGGTGTCCGTGAAGTGA